The genomic stretch TTACAAGTCCGTACACGGCATTGCCCGCAGGGTATATGATTTCTATAAGGCTGGCGCCACCTGTATTCGGACTTGGACTGCTGGAACTCATTCCCGAAACAACCATTCTTGCCAATGCCGACCCCAACGACGCCAACGGAGACGGTATCAGCGGCAAGGCAAACTATGTGTACAACCCGGTAACCAATAAAACAGAACTGGGCAGATTCGGCTTGAAATCCAATACGCCAACCGTTCAAATTCAGGTAGCATCTGCATTTCAGCAAGATATGGGTATTACAAGTTCCATTTTCCCACAAGAAAGTTCTTATGAACAACCGCAATACGATGGTCTAAGTGATGACCCGGAAATAACAGACAGTCTTTTAAACGCAACAGTTTTCTACGCACGCACACTTGCTGTGCCTGCACGCAGAAATGTGAACGATAGTGTATGCTTGCATGGCGAAAGAATATTTAAACAAACCGGTTGTGCAAATTGCCACTTGCCGAGCGTGAGAACGGGCGTAGATGTTCGTTTACCAATGTTGAGCAACCAATTAATTCATCCTTATACCGATTTGTTGCTGCATGATATGGGCGACGGTTTAGCCGATGGAAGACCCGATTATCTGGCAACAGGAAATGAATGGCGCACCATGCCTTTGTGGGGAATTGGACTGTTTGGGAAAACAAACGGAACACCATATTATTTGCACGACGGTCGCGCAAGAACAATTACAGAAGCCATTCTTTGGCACGGCGGCGAAGCACAAAAAGCAAGAGATAATTTTGTGCAGCTTTCAAAAAGCGATAGAGCTGCACTGCTGAAATTTTTAAACTCATTATAAAACAAAAAGCCCCTGCCGTTTAAACGAAACGGCAGGGGCTTTTTGTTTTACGCAATCACTTTCAGTATATTCTTGATTTTATTCGCTTTGAAAATAAGTTCCTGCGGCTCGTTGCTGAGAATGGTTACATGTCCCATTTTACGTCCCGGTTTGGTATGTGTTTTTCCGTAAAGATGCAAAAACACGTTGTCCATTTTCAACACTTCGTCCAAGCCTTCGTATTTGGCTTCGCCGGAAAACCCATCCGCACCAAGAATGTTTACAATGGATGACGGAATAATCGGTTTGGTATTTCCCAAAGGATATTGCAGCATAATTCGCCAAAGCATATCGTACTGGCTGCAATAGTTTGCTTCAATAGTATGATGTCCGCTATTGTGTACACGCGGCGCAGTTTCATTTACCCACACATCATTACTCCTGTCTACAAAAAGCTCCACGGCAAACAGTCCCGGACTTTGCAAGCCTTCCACTACTTTTTGTGCCATAGCTTCGGCTTTCCACAAAATCTGCTCCCCGATGCGTGCCGGCGAAATCTGAAAGTCCAATAGGTTTAACTTGGAGTCAAACAGCATTTCCGTTGCCGGGAAAACGGCGAGGTCCCCACTATCGCTTTTGGCAACAATTACGGCAATTTCTTTTTGTATTTCTATCATTTTTTCCAAAACGGCAGGTGCATCAAAACCTCTGTCAATATCGGCTTTCGAGCGAATTACTTCTACGCCTTTGCCATCGTAGCCGCCTTCGCCGAGCTTGTGAACGGCAGGTAAAAAACCTTCCTGTTTTGCTAATTCTTCTTTGCTGTTTGTAACAATAAACTCGGGCGATGGAATTCCATTGCTTTTATAAAACTCTTTCTGTACAATTTTATTTTTAATGGTGCGGATAGCCGAAGGCTTCGGATATACGCGCACGCCTTGCTGTTCCAACGTTTCCAGCGCATCTACATTTACCGATTCGATTTCGATGGTAATGGCATCCAAGCCTTTGCCGAAATTTACGACATCATCATAATTGCGAATATCGCCCTTCACGAAGTGATGACAAAGATGCGCCGCAGGACAGTTTTCATCATTCTCCAACACATAAGTTTCCACTACATAATTTGCCGAAGCCTGCAACAACATTCTGCCCAACTGCCCACCGCCAAGTATCCCTATTTTTTGCATATATAATTTTTATGAATCGTTCAAAATTAGTGATTGAAGTCCAATAAAGACATAGTTTTTATTTTTATGTTTAAGTTGTTTTCCGCATTTTTGCATACGCCTTGAAAAATATTCATTACAAAACTTTTTTCGATGAAGCAACACATTTATCAGCAATTAGCGGAGCGCAAAAAATCTAAGCGAAAATCTTTTGCTGTGTTGATAGACCCCGACAAAATCAATAATACCCAAATCGACAAAATGGTAGCGCTCTCTATCGATGCCAAAGTGGACTATTTTTTTGTAGGCGGCAGCTTGGTTGTCATCAATAAAACAGATGATATTATTCAGCAAATAAAATCGAGCTGCGATATTCCCGTAGTACTGTTTCCCGGCGCGCCGTCTCAGGTTTCGCGCTATGCCGATGCACTGTTGTTTCTCTCGCTGATTTCGGGGCGTAATCCTGAATTGCTGATAGGTCAGCACGTCATTAGCGCACCTATGATTAAACAAAGCGGGCTGGAAGTAATTCCTACAGGCTATATGGTCATTGACGGCGGTGCACCTACTTCCGTTTCGTACATAGCAAATACTTCTCCTATTCCCGCAGATAAAAATGATATTGCCATGTGTACGGCAATTGCGGGAGAAATGCTTGGTTTGAAACTGATTTATATGGATGCCGGCAGTGGCGCAAAAAATCCTGTGAACGAAAACATGATTACGCGCGTGGCACAAAATATTGATGCACCTTTAATTGTCGGCGGCGGCATTCTCACACCCGAAAAAGCATTGGCAAACTGTAATGCCGGTGCAGATGTAATTGTTGTAGGCAATGCCATTGAAAAAGATGCAAGCCTGATTAAAGAAATCGGCAATGCGGTGCATTCGTAAACAATTACAAATCGCCCAGTTGCGGTCTTAGAACAATATCTTCCATAACAGCCTGCGGCGAAAGATATGCTGCCGCATGAATCATTTTCGCAATATCATTAGCTTCCATAATTCTTTTTTCATCAACGCCGCTTCCTTTCCAACTGTCGCTCATAGTTGCTCCGGGGTAAACGCCCGAAACCTTGATTCCATGCGGCTTCAGTTCTTCCCGCAGATTTTTCGTAAAGCCTGCCAATGCAAACTTACTAATACTATAACTACCGCCGTTTTCATACGCTTTCAGAGAAGCGATAGAACACATATTAAAAATATGTCCCCGTTTCTTCTCCATCATTTTCGGCAGCAATGCCCGTGTAAGATGATAGGCGCTTAGTAAATTTACACTCAGCATTTTTTCCAGCACACCGTCTTCTTCGTTGTAAGTACCTCCGGGAAAATAAATACCGGCATTATTGATAAGTATATCAACCGTACCGGAAATAGATTTTGCAAATGAAAGTACTTGCAATTTATCACTCATATCACACGCAAAAACAGAAATGGCGTGCCGTGGAAATTGATGCACAAGTTCTGTTTTTAAATGCTGTAAATCATTCTCGTTTCTTGCGCAAACAAAAAAATTATGTGATTGCACATCGTTTGCAAATGCAAATACAACAGCTCTTCCTATTCCTTTTGTAGCGCCTGTTATAACTATATTCATGATAATAATTTTCTTTATTTTGAAATAAAAGAATATTCATCGAATGTAGTTTTTAATTTTGAACCGTAAAATTTACCGTTATGAATGAATCCATAAAATCTGTTCTCAAAAGAGCATTCCAGTACCTGTTCCAGGGAATTGTGGTAATCGCACCCATTGCCATTACGGTATATTGCGTGTTTTGGTTGTTCACAACTATTGACAGCCTGTTGCCCAACCTGTTTTCCAAGATTGCGCCAGGAACAGTGCCCGATGAACATCGTATGCCGGGAGTAGGTTTTATTGTGATTGTACTGTTACTGATGCTGATTGGTCGGGCGTCTTCGTCGTTTATTTTCGGACATTTGCTGGATTTTCTCGGCTCATTGCTGGAGAAGACACCGGGCATTAAACTGATTTATTCTTCGGTAAAAGATTTTCTGAAAGCATTTTCGGGCAGCCAGAAAAAATTTGACAAGCCCGTAATGGTAAATGTCGATGCCACAGATGTGTGGCGCATCGGGTTTATTACGCAAACAGATGCAAACAAGTTTCACTTGCCCGAACACGTGATTGTTTATGTTCCGTTTTCCTATGCAATTTCGGGAATGACTTACCTTGTACCAAAAGATAAAATCAGGTTTATAGAAAATGAAATTCATTCTGCAGAGGCTATGAAATTTGTGATTTCGGGCGGTGTTACGGAATTGGAAAAATAGACTTTCTCCTTATTTATTAAAAATGTAAACTAAAAATGGTTCCCTCGCCAACTATTGATTTTACTTGGATAGAGCCTTTGTGCAGCAACATAATCTGTTTACACAGGCTAAGCCCGATACCACTTCCGGCTTTTTTGGTGGTAAAAAAAGGAATGAAAATTTTATCAATCATTTCTTTGTCCATTCCATTGCCATTATCACGAACTTTAATAATAGGTTTATATTGTTCAAACGTTTCGCCAATCAATAAAATTTCTTTTTCGTCTTTGTCTTTAACGGCATCTGCGGCGTTAAGCAGAAGATTAATCAGGAGCTGTTCCAGTAATTCTCTATCGGCTTGGATTTCAAGCGTAGGGTTTTTTAAGATAATATCAAACGAAATATTTCGTTGTTCCATCATCGGACTCATCAGTGTGAGCAAAGATTCAAATAAATCGTGCAGATGAAAAACAGATGGATTTATTGCACCTATTTTATTCAGGTTTCTGTACGATTCTGCAAATTTCAACAAACCGTTGCTGCGCGATTTTATGGTTGCAATGCCATCTTCAAAATCCTGAAAGTCGCTTGCAGAAAGCTTTTCAGAAGATTCTACGCTATTCAACCTGTTTTGTAAAGTGGCTGCAACGGAAGAAATGGGCGCAATGGAATTCATGATTTCGTGCGTGAGCACGCGCAACAATTTTTTCCACGCTTCCGATTCTGTAATATCCAGCGTTTCATCCACTTTTTGAACTGCAATCAGTTTAAATGTTTTTTCCTGAGTAGAAAATGTGCTTGCCGCAATCAAGAGTTTT from Arachidicoccus sp. BS20 encodes the following:
- a CDS encoding SDR family oxidoreductase; this encodes MNIVITGATKGIGRAVVFAFANDVQSHNFFVCARNENDLQHLKTELVHQFPRHAISVFACDMSDKLQVLSFAKSISGTVDILINNAGIYFPGGTYNEEDGVLEKMLSVNLLSAYHLTRALLPKMMEKKRGHIFNMCSIASLKAYENGGSYSISKFALAGFTKNLREELKPHGIKVSGVYPGATMSDSWKGSGVDEKRIMEANDIAKMIHAAAYLSPQAVMEDIVLRPQLGDL
- a CDS encoding di-heme oxidoreductase family protein — protein: MKKFYVMCVIGMIILAGTFCRKAQNFPESDYNTQLSGGAATTFLSNSQAFGEAIDGLTSWDAFVHSVGDDIFSQTFVSNPAPHFGGLGPIYNNVSCVSCHHNDGKGTPTLGTVTSSLLTRISIPGTDEHGGPLAAPGFGLQLQDKSNNGAPEVKVNISYTEIPFTFPDGETASLRKPTYTVTSPYTALPAGYMISIRLAPPVFGLGLLELIPETTILANADPNDANGDGISGKANYVYNPVTNKTELGRFGLKSNTPTVQIQVASAFQQDMGITSSIFPQESSYEQPQYDGLSDDPEITDSLLNATVFYARTLAVPARRNVNDSVCLHGERIFKQTGCANCHLPSVRTGVDVRLPMLSNQLIHPYTDLLLHDMGDGLADGRPDYLATGNEWRTMPLWGIGLFGKTNGTPYYLHDGRARTITEAILWHGGEAQKARDNFVQLSKSDRAALLKFLNSL
- a CDS encoding phosphoglycerol geranylgeranyltransferase; the protein is MKQHIYQQLAERKKSKRKSFAVLIDPDKINNTQIDKMVALSIDAKVDYFFVGGSLVVINKTDDIIQQIKSSCDIPVVLFPGAPSQVSRYADALLFLSLISGRNPELLIGQHVISAPMIKQSGLEVIPTGYMVIDGGAPTSVSYIANTSPIPADKNDIAMCTAIAGEMLGLKLIYMDAGSGAKNPVNENMITRVAQNIDAPLIVGGGILTPEKALANCNAGADVIVVGNAIEKDASLIKEIGNAVHS
- a CDS encoding sensor histidine kinase; the encoded protein is MKQSKKYIFSLLGILMISAVAATLLFVFHYKIAGCILTVIFFITVLFLYRIIKEIYREFFDFVEALRYRDLSQRFSIEHSPKHLKLFRSGFNTIAEEYKKLSFEKTTQFHYLQNVLEMVDTGIMAYEIVSGEVIWINQLMKDYLRPPVLKNMQSLKKYAPKVFAEIVAMPAKEQKVITVTRPEDELKLLIAASTFSTQEKTFKLIAVQKVDETLDITESEAWKKLLRVLTHEIMNSIAPISSVAATLQNRLNSVESSEKLSASDFQDFEDGIATIKSRSNGLLKFAESYRNLNKIGAINPSVFHLHDLFESLLTLMSPMMEQRNISFDIILKNPTLEIQADRELLEQLLINLLLNAADAVKDKDEKEILLIGETFEQYKPIIKVRDNGNGMDKEMIDKIFIPFFTTKKAGSGIGLSLCKQIMLLHKGSIQVKSIVGEGTIFSLHF
- a CDS encoding DUF502 domain-containing protein translates to MNESIKSVLKRAFQYLFQGIVVIAPIAITVYCVFWLFTTIDSLLPNLFSKIAPGTVPDEHRMPGVGFIVIVLLLMLIGRASSSFIFGHLLDFLGSLLEKTPGIKLIYSSVKDFLKAFSGSQKKFDKPVMVNVDATDVWRIGFITQTDANKFHLPEHVIVYVPFSYAISGMTYLVPKDKIRFIENEIHSAEAMKFVISGGVTELEK
- a CDS encoding 5-(carboxyamino)imidazole ribonucleotide synthase codes for the protein MQKIGILGGGQLGRMLLQASANYVVETYVLENDENCPAAHLCHHFVKGDIRNYDDVVNFGKGLDAITIEIESVNVDALETLEQQGVRVYPKPSAIRTIKNKIVQKEFYKSNGIPSPEFIVTNSKEELAKQEGFLPAVHKLGEGGYDGKGVEVIRSKADIDRGFDAPAVLEKMIEIQKEIAVIVAKSDSGDLAVFPATEMLFDSKLNLLDFQISPARIGEQILWKAEAMAQKVVEGLQSPGLFAVELFVDRSNDVWVNETAPRVHNSGHHTIEANYCSQYDMLWRIMLQYPLGNTKPIIPSSIVNILGADGFSGEAKYEGLDEVLKMDNVFLHLYGKTHTKPGRKMGHVTILSNEPQELIFKANKIKNILKVIA